In the Euphorbia lathyris chromosome 5, ddEupLath1.1, whole genome shotgun sequence genome, one interval contains:
- the LOC136228986 gene encoding protein-tyrosine-phosphatase MKP1-like, with protein MLGQKDNNNDCLSSAVPGGVPRKNKNYLRSVSWSDRSPSKPIPRPHQPNSKARSCLPPLQPLSIAHRPIEEWPTAGSDDLGVWPNPQTPRGPAKPLENSNLEQQPVREFMFKKDKLAFFDKECSRIADHIYLGSDAVAKNREVLRQNGITHVLNCVGFVCPEYFKNDLVYKTLWLQDSPSEDITSILYDVFDYFEDVREQGGRVLVHCCQGVSRSTSLVIAYLMWREGQSFEDAFQYVKAARGVTNPNMGFACQLLQCQKRVHAVPASPNSVLRVYRMAPHSSYDPLHLVPKMLGQPDVRGLDSRGAFIVHVPTTIFVWFGKKCNSVMLNQAKVAANQVIRYESAQGPVMIIKEGEEPSEFWDALAVPQIPADDCQRIDLRKEEVLSSGNDSSVVRSVVHEKKVDDYDLDFGIFLKALAGGVVPPFSVANTETETCLPARESGWGRLRQKFAAGMMKEFLTSSRLKHDHLPSTGRSEMITDTCREPEQIHSSVDSPSTSSQAAFPCGSPDSFDCFLNSSPSRIVDSSGAEHSVSIDDPLLPPPTPSGSSDSFSCFLENSPKFGYKSPTLSPSTSDYSSSSFAFSPSSSNWSDLSYLSSRQPSPSGLEAVDPLYAKTSPLADKFYLPYKETPSSPTKVFPDNHALRSDTVCLSLKGSSPSLAERRGSNPPPRMLLTSVEETSQVPRNLVRSWSFSLPDLDDDVMKDQDELSDDENRRDEQMTDADSSSPGDGSQSEIEESKKYGSSPVSLSEITAPILYQWPKMVKLDIHSFGMLDSGSVYIMFAPDLTLHSNNPAIAYVWLGRDFSCEEAQSEVICSPVTHGDSCRYWEAILHNFLNQNNCPANIPMQIIRQGEEPEQFLNFLSGFSFQDMNSQQNRGGL; from the exons ATGTTAGGGcaaaaggataataataatgacTGCCTTTCCTCCGCTGTTCCCGGTGGTGTTCCCCGGAAAAACAAAAACTACTTACGTTCTGTTTCATGGAGTGATAGGTCACCTTCAAAACCAATCCCTAGGCCTCATCAGCCTAACAGCAAGGCAAGGTCTTGTTTGCCTCCCCTTCAGCCTCTTTCAATCGCCCACCGGCCGATTGAGGAGTGGCCTACTGCTGGTTCTGATGATCTTGGTGTTTGGCCTAATCCACAAACCCCAAGAGGGCCTGCTAAACCCCTTGAGAATTCTAATTTGGAGCAGCAGCCTGTGAGGGAATTCATGTTTAAGAAGGATAAGCTTGCATTTTTCGATAAGGAGTGTTCCAGGATTGCTGATCATATTTATTTAGGGAGTGATGCTGTTGCGAAAAACCGCGAAGTTTTACGCCAAAATGGGATTACTCATGTTCTGAACTGTGTTGGGTTTGTTTGTCCTGAGTATTTTAAGAATGATCTTGTTTACAAGACACTTTGGTTGCAAGATAGTCCATCAGAGGATATCACTAGTATTTTGTATGATGTGTTTGATTATTTCGAAGATGTTCGAGAACAAGGCGGGAGGGTTTTGGTACATTGTTGCCAAGGAGTTTCAAGGTCTACTTCTTTGGTCATTGCTTACCTTATGTGGAGAGAGGGACAAAGCTTTGAAGATGCCTTTCAATATGTTAAGGCAGCTAGAGGTGTGACAAATCCGAATATGGGTTTTGCTTGTCAACTTCTTCAGTGCCAGAAAAGGGTACATGCTGTGCCAGCTAGTCCGAATTCTGTGCTTAGGGTGTATAGAATGGCTCCACATTCATCATATGACCCTCTCCATCTTGTGCCGAAGATGTTAGGCCAGCCAGATGTTCGAGGACTTGACTCGCGCGGTGCATTTATTGTCCATGTTCCTACTACCATTTTCGTTTGGTTTGGGAAGAAGTGCAATTCTGTGATGTTGAATCAAGCAAAAGTGGCAGCCAATCAGGTTATCCGATATGAAAGCGCTCAGGGTCCAGTTATGATCATTAAGGAAGGAGAGGAACCATCGGAATTTTGGGATGCTCTGGCGGTTCCACAAATCCCTGCTGATGATTGCCAAAGAATAGATCTCAGAAAGGAAGAAGTTTTGTCTTCTGGAAATGATAGTTCAGTAGTTCGCAGTGTGGTTCATGAGAAGAAGGTTGATGATTATGATTTGGATTTCGGAATTTTCCTGAAGGCACTCGCTGGTGGAGTTGTTCCACCATTTTCTGTAGcaaatactgaaactgaaactTGCCTTCCTGCAAGGGAGAGCGGATGGGGCAGACTAAGGCAGAAGTTTGCTGCTGGCATGATGAAAGAATTTCTCACATCATCCAGGCTGAAACATGACCATCTTCCATCTACTGGAAGATCAGAAATGATTACTGATACGTGCAGGGAACCCGAACAGATTCATTCATCGGTTGATAGTCCCTCAACATCATCACAAGCAGCCTTTCCATGTGGTTCTCCGGATTCCTTTGATTGTTTCCTTAATAGCAGCCCAAGTAGGATAGTTGATTCCAGTGGAGCAGAACACTCTGTTTCCATTGATGATCCGTTATTGCCACCGCCCACCCCGAGTGGTTCCTCAGattctttttcatgttttctagaGAATAGTCCAAAGTTCGGTTATAAGTCACCTACACTCTCACCTTCAACCTCAGATTACTCATCTAGCTCATTTGCCTTTTCACCCTCATCCTCTAATTGGTCTGACTTGTCATACTTGTCTTCTCGGCAACCTTCGCCTTCTGGCTTGGAAGCCGTAGATCCATTATACGCCAAGACTAGTCCCTTGGCAGATAAGTTTTATTTACCTTACAAAGAAACTCCTTCCTCTCCCACAAAAGTATTTCCGGATAATCATGCTTTGAGATCAGATACTGTCTGTTTGTCATTGAAAGGGAGTTCCCCCTCTCTTGCAGAGCGCAGAGGGAGTAATCCTCCGCCTCGAATGTTGTTAACCTCAGTAGAGGAAACCTCTCAAGTCCCTAGAAACTTGGTAAGATCCTGGTCCTTTTCTCTGCCGGATTTGGATGATGATGTGATGAAGGATCAGGATGAGCTATCTGACGATGAAAACAGAAGAGACGAGCAAATGACGGATGCTGATAGCAGTAGTCCTGGAGATGGCTCTCAAAGTGAGATTGAAGAATCAAAGAAATATGGTAGCTCCCCTGTTTCCTTGAGCGAGATTACAGCTCCAATTCTATATCAGTGGCCTAAAATGGTCAAACTTGACATCCATAGCTTCGGCATGCTTGATTCTGGATCGGTGTATATTATGTTTGCTCCGGATTTAACTTTGCACTCAAATAATCCTGCAATTGCATATGTATGGTTGGGCCGAGATTTTTCATGTGAAGAAGCGCAAAGTGAAGTAATATGCAGTCCAGTTACACACGGGGATAGTTGTCGATACTGGGAGGCGATTCTTCACAACTTtctaaatcaaaataattgtccTGCCAACATACCTATGCAG ATCATTAGACAAGGCGAGGAGCCGGAGCAATTCCTGAACTTCCTCAGTGGTTTCTCATTTCAAGACATGAATAGCCAGCAGAACCGAGGGGGGCTGTGA